Proteins from a single region of Mucilaginibacter daejeonensis:
- a CDS encoding DNA-formamidopyrimidine glycosylase family protein encodes MPELPDLEVFSRNLTKVLKNKELVKVSVSVSKKLNISSTELANALEGSKLNRVVRTGKQLRFDLNNGHSLGLHLMLHGELHWFEKQNDHKHTILELLFEGDKGLAVTDFQKAATPTLDPDEAEVPDALDDAVDVAFWQKTLQKSKKQVKVILMDQKVIRGIGNAYADEILYDAGISPFAAANTIPDRYIKELDASIKNVLNNAIKQILDKDPDIITGEVRDFLCVHRPKQKTTPKGETILVGESGGRKTYYTEAQKTFDQ; translated from the coding sequence ATGCCCGAACTACCCGACCTCGAAGTATTCAGCCGTAACCTCACCAAGGTTTTAAAGAACAAGGAATTGGTGAAAGTGAGCGTATCAGTTTCCAAAAAGCTGAACATAAGTTCAACGGAATTGGCCAACGCGCTGGAAGGAAGTAAGCTAAACCGTGTGGTGCGTACCGGTAAGCAATTGCGGTTCGACCTTAACAATGGACACTCCTTGGGTCTCCACCTGATGTTGCATGGTGAGCTGCACTGGTTCGAAAAGCAGAACGACCACAAGCACACCATTTTGGAACTACTCTTCGAGGGTGACAAAGGATTGGCCGTTACCGACTTTCAAAAAGCAGCCACGCCTACGCTCGACCCTGATGAAGCTGAAGTGCCTGACGCCTTAGATGATGCGGTCGACGTTGCCTTTTGGCAAAAGACCCTTCAAAAAAGTAAGAAGCAGGTCAAGGTGATCTTGATGGATCAAAAAGTGATCAGGGGTATCGGCAATGCCTATGCTGACGAGATCTTATACGATGCTGGTATCTCTCCATTCGCGGCGGCGAATACGATACCAGATCGATACATCAAAGAACTTGATGCCTCCATAAAAAATGTCCTAAATAACGCGATCAAGCAGATCCTTGATAAAGACCCCGATATCATTACCGGCGAGGTAAGGGACTTTTTGTGTGTGCACCGACCTAAGCAAAAGACCACTCCAAAGGGTGAAACTATACTTGTGGGTGAATCAGGAGGGCGAAAGACCTACTATACCGAAGCTCAAAAAACCTTTGATCAATAG